A segment of the Penaeus monodon isolate SGIC_2016 chromosome 38, NSTDA_Pmon_1, whole genome shotgun sequence genome:
CAGCTCTTCCATATATGAAGAGGATGGGATTGATTGACTATTCACAATTATCAACCGCGTCctcagctaaggtcattagcggcgactACCTTGAGGCACCAAAATGTTGAAATATTTAACgcaaccaccacggatttatgttctgttccgtgtagtatttttttgtgtgtgaatttcgctacatatagatggctccacgtgtgctcagccagcaaggagtctatcctgatttccccattccttgaattggagggaaaatgtgtttttctctttaatacagttgatatcgatactgttattgatgttatgattattaaaatcctGATAACATGCAAGACAATGAAGCAATGCAAAAGAccttttccaaaagtcaaggaaaagggtaaacaggtgagagaggaaggactaataactgactccttggtgactaagcacttgtagagccatctatgtgtaaatacaataaataaacttgtattgcagtgggcatggcatgtattcttgccatacgtgccgaCTGGGTTAAGACGCTACCAATCTATCAATAAGTGTCTCTCATAATGAATACTTACGCGTGGAGGCTCGTAGAGGTAGGTAGGAGGAGAATCGGCTGCGACGACAAGAGCCGTGACGGCAAGAATCCAAATCTGTGAATTGATATATTGTAAGATTGAATCACCATTTTTTTGTTACGATCGCTAGGTGTCATCTAAGATATTTTGCATATATCCTCACATCAAATCCGCTACGACTATTGTCATTCATATTCGCATGCGTTCATCTCTAATCAACAAGCAATCTAAAAtctaagttaatgataataaactttgATCACCTTATGAGCACTCAATATGCTAATAACTGATCATTGTCACGTGGATAGAACAGCGAGGAAAAATTTACTTACCTGACACTTCATCTTTCCTCAGGTGATGATCGCTTCACACTACCGATGCCCTAAAATCggactcactatatatatatgtatccgagGTCGTGACGTCACGTCTGAACCCCGTCCGACACTACCTGCTCTCCTTTTTTCGTTCCTGGACTTCAGGCACGAGAAAAAAAACTGAGTTGCTGTTAACTTCCCCGAGAGAATTTCCTCGTGGCAcgatgtcgattttttttttttttttattcagtagtGATATGGATCAAGGCGTGAGAGAAAATGGATGCATCGATGGTTGGTATATAGATTCGCACCAGTGACTAGACAAAATTGTCTCAGTGACTAGGATATAGGCATGTTAGTAGCTAGATGTAGACATATCAGTAACTGTTTATAGACGTATTATAGATTAGCTGTAGACGTATCACAAGGTAGATGTAGATATTAAATTAttagatgatgatattaatgattgatGTAGGTGTATCGATGTAGACATAATAATAGACGTAGGTACGTTAATGTAAAGATGCAGACGTATCACTGGCTGTGTAAATATAACGTATCTGTGGCTAGATGTAGACATATTGTAGCAAGAAGTAGTTATATTGATTGGACGAAAACTGTAATAGGTTAGATACAGACGCATTATACCCTAGATATAAACTTGATATTGGTTATATTTCTGTGTATCAGTGGCCATTTGTAGAACAATGTCAGCCGCTACACAAAACTGTATCAATGGCTAGATGTTGGCATATCACAGGTTAGGTGTAGACATGTCAGTGACTAGATATAAACGTATTAATAGCTAGATGTAGACATACCAATTGCTAGATGTAGATAAATCAGTTGGTTAAGTGTAGACATATCACTAGTTAGATGTAGACATAAAATCGGATAGTTGTAGGCATATCACAGTTAGGTGGAGAAGTGGCTTGAAGTAGAATTATCATGGCTAGATGTAGACGTAGCAGTAAGTAGAAACACATTTATTAATGGCTATATATAAACTAGTAAGTGGCTAGATGTAGATGGGAAAGTAGCCAGATGTAGACTATTAATAGTTAGACATGAAAGTATGCGTCTTTATGTAGACATAAAGTGGCTAGAAACAGACATATCATTGGGTATATATAAACGTGTCAATGGCTAAATGTAGACATATTAAAAACTAGATATAAACGTGTCTAGATAAATGCATCAATGGCAATATGCAGATGTATAAACTTTGCTTTGATAAAATGAATTTTCGATCCGAAGGGGACAAATCAAAATGTCAATGTCACCCGAAAGCTAAAGGGAAAGGTCAGCCGGAGATGTGACAGGCGAAGGAGAGAAACTACCGAGATTTCTCAACGCTTAAACCaaatttctctctcctcgtttcaaAAGAGCATTTCGCACGCGGCGTCGGATTACCAATGTCTTCATTATCAGGTGACAAAAGGGCCATTCTGGATGTATCTCCTCGCGTCTGACCTCGTGTACCAGCGAGCGAGACAAGGTGAAATTCCTGTGCAATTACTCTGTCGTCGTGACCGTCTTTCCAATGCTCCAGatacttatttcctttttccttgttctcCGAGACGCCTTGTTCCTTATCTGTTTCTTGCTCTGGATTTCCCTTATATAATGTTCAGCATGTTaattgtgcttttgtttttacgTTTGTTCCATTGCGTTGAAAATTTTCTTGACATTATCTGTTCGCTGTGTAATATCCTGCAGTGTCATATGCCAATATTAAATACTTATCCTAAAGACAcgcagaaataaaataataataataaatcaaacccaaaccaaacagtAAGAAGGAAAAACGTAATAATGCTAAACATACGACAAACTTTAAAATAaattcgaccccccccccaaaaaaaaaaaaaaaacgacatcaaAAATAGCGCTgacttaaaaacaaaatacgaaCGGGAGGCGTCAGGGTGTTTCAAAACAgaggaagtctttttttttctttttgtagagTTTCCAAGCGGGAAGTGTTGCCAAGCGCGGGAGGAAGTTGTCGCACGAAGCATGAAGTCTCTTCAAGGAAAGTAGGCGAAGATGTTGCAACAGCTGAATCGatctttttgtttcgtttccaTGCAAGTTTTAACGTCTAAAGCTTGGCTGTCTACTTCCGTTcttagttttattaattttttttttctcgttattcatCGTTACTATCGTTGTCTTTATTACATGTTCTATCATTACGATCATTGCCGTTAGGACAACGTAAATATTCCATCTATCATCATTAGAAGTTGCATAATTATTCAGATTATCAATATGATTGCTACcactattgtttgttttgttatttctatcaatGGCATTATAGTATTTGTAATGTACtatgtattgtattatcatttattactatgttttaatcttttatcgtatgttgtgttttcattattgtttgttttctttcaccatcattattgttattattattcctattttttgtcataataataataacaaaataatgataatgatattataatgacaaaaataatattaataacaatagtaataataatgacagtaacaataaagttgataataataacaatagtaatcgtaatgttaataataacaatactgctgctactgcgaataataataataataataaaataataataataacaataatggtatcaataacaaagtcattattattatcagtattatcatcattattattattgttgttgttttttattgctgttatcatcatcactatcacgatcattatcatcattaatattaccattatcattaccatcaccgatatcagtaatatcattatcatcatcgttatcatcctcatcataattcaCATTGTCAGTGTATTCATGCGCAGGTGTTTTAAGACTAATATTACATTAATGTTGGTCGTGTTGATGCCAGTAGAaagaacaatagtgataattgtcATGCAATTGGTCATATTCataggatgataataaggatgataatgatgatgatgtggaggaggaggaggaggaggattgattTCTGATTTCATgatattattatcggtattattatcattatcaatataattactgttattatttcctattaatttattactattgttattgttttcgttcattttatcattattgtaagcattattactattattattgttgtttttattatcattagtagtagtagtaatagtattattgtcattattatcattattatcattattattatcattattatcattattattattatcatcatgattattattattattattattattattatcattattattgttgctgttgttgttattattttcattatcacattcattgtgattgttatcattgctattattatcattattattgtgattactattgttatcattatcataattatcattataattattgtcatattcatctttatcatcattattattaccattgttattattactattaattttttaactattattattactgtcattacttttttattagcattattaacttatattgttattgttgcttattgttatattattattatcatttattattatcactattatcattatcctttatttttatataattactattattatataatactattatcactattatcattatcattattataattagtagtagtagtagtagtagtattgttattatcactattattgttaccttttttatattgttatgacTTTTCACTATCcttaacatcatcatcttcgttactgttttcattttcatgttaacTTTTATGAAATAAAGCAATACCTTGTcggaaaatgaatgaaatgaaaaaaagaaattacattcCTTACAAGGCGACAGTTTGTACGTCAAAAATTGGTTTTAGGTATGTCAGATATTTATCGTGAATGTGCAGCAAATACAGCTTGTTTCTAAAATCGCCCTTCAAGGTATAACTATACAGtgaattcttttatttcttattttcttccctgGAGGTATTTAAGACTATCATATTTAATCTAACTACAAGAATTCTACACCAATAGTAGTCCTCTCctccatatatattttcattattatataaacacaacccGTTCCATCTTGGCTTGTTCTGGCAGAGTTACCTAAGAAACTGTAGATTTACAAGCAAGAGTTGCTTGCAACTGCTAGAAATACATTGTAAGAAATTTATCAATCATTTAAATGAACACTTGAAAGTAACAGCtcagattaaaataataataataataataataataataaataaataaataaatgattaagagTCATACTTAAAGTGAGAGAAGTGGTTATTACTATTGCTCCTATCATGatcctttctcattattatcactatcaccatgaacatcattatcgttataataatatttgatgagttcatattactaccattactattattatcagcagcagcagcatttgcGTTTTCGCCAATTAATGATATACAGCAcattttgctattgttatcttACGTTATTATTTAATAAAGGTTTGCCtgtgattgtattattattacaaagtgttaagatttttttttcttgtgaagcACCCAACGTAGTCGCAGCGGATTTAATTCCACATAATATGTGGTATTAAATGTGCTACAAACTATATAGTAACAGAAGGCACCAACAAGGTTTATTTTTAGAATAAGCACTCCAGGTTATGCATGTTCTACTTTACTAtcattaaatatacaaataagttATATTCACGCCATGCCAAATCGTAGTCACCAGGCTTGTTATCCGTCATTTTTGCCAGTTTTACAAAGGTGAGCCATAAAATCTTGAGGGAGCTCGAACGACCGTTTCGAACGAGTCCTCGCCTGAGTCTGAGTATCGGCCTCGAGACACGCGATATTCCTCGGACTCAGGAtgctgagcctcgccctcgtactcCACCTCGGCCACGTAGCCAGAGTCGCCGTCCACATAGTACTTGACAGTCTGCAAGCGAGTgtcgggaagctgcacgtagtacgAGCCTTGGGTGTAGTCTCCGTCGCGGGACTCCTGGTGGCCGAAGTGGTTGCCGGAGTAGTCGTGTTTCACGGCCCAGTCGAAGTCGTACTTTGCAGGTCCATATTCAACAGAATCTTCATCAGATCTCTGTAAATACATAAGTAAAATGTATGATGCTCTGGTACATTTCATT
Coding sequences within it:
- the LOC119596971 gene encoding uncharacterized protein LOC119596971, encoding MNTQLALLLALAAFAASDSQSSSFYGVPRDRTQESDGSSETSSESRTIYRHNDRSDEDSVEYGPAKYDFDWAVKHDYSGNHFGHQESRDGDYTQGSYYVQLPDTRLQTVKYYVDGDSGYVAEVEYEGEAQHPESEEYRVSRGRYSDSGEDSFETVVRAPSRFYGSPL